A portion of the Hyphomicrobiales bacterium genome contains these proteins:
- the ftsE gene encoding cell division ATP-binding protein FtsE: protein MIRFENVGLRYGMGPEVLRDISFHVEPGSFHFLTGPSGAGKTSLLRLLFLALRPTRGLITLFDNDVATVSRDALPSLRRRIGVVFQDFRLLDHMSTFENIALPLRVSGRPPASYRNDVIELLKWVGLGERMASLPPVLSGGEKQRAAIARAVIGQPELLLADEPTGNVDPQMATRLLRLFIELNRLGTTVIIATHDLGLMDQFDAPRLILADGHLEYDA, encoded by the coding sequence TTCGAAAATGTCGGGCTGCGCTACGGCATGGGTCCGGAGGTGTTGCGTGACATCTCGTTCCATGTCGAACCTGGCTCGTTTCACTTTCTAACCGGCCCCTCGGGCGCCGGCAAGACGAGCCTGTTGCGCCTCCTGTTCCTGGCGCTCAGGCCGACGCGAGGGCTGATCACGCTATTCGACAATGACGTCGCCACCGTGTCGCGCGACGCCCTGCCCAGCTTGCGCCGGCGAATTGGCGTTGTATTCCAGGACTTTCGCCTGCTCGACCATATGAGCACGTTCGAGAATATCGCGCTGCCGCTCAGGGTCTCCGGCCGGCCGCCGGCGAGCTATCGCAACGATGTCATCGAACTGTTGAAATGGGTCGGCCTTGGCGAGCGCATGGCCTCGCTGCCGCCGGTGCTGTCGGGGGGCGAGAAGCAGCGTGCGGCGATCGCCCGCGCCGTCATCGGTCAGCCGGAGCTGCTGCTCGCCGACGAACCGACCGGCAATGTCGACCCGCAAATGGCGACGCGGCTATTGCGGCTGTTCATCGAGCTCAACCGGCTCGGAACCACGGTGATCATCGCCACCCACGATCTCGGCCTCATGGACCAATTCGACGCCCCGCGCCTTATTCTTGCCGACGGACACTTGGAGTATGACGCGTGA
- a CDS encoding ABC transporter permease: MMLANKTPSPPPLRPPEAVPQQPRERSFVRLVDGFFNAFNQQPSPIVPRATVVGRSLIFVTAIMCFLASLALGTAWAVHRAAQTWIVDAGREVTVQVKPVDGLDPDKQLSETLRIITGTSGVLNAKTLSVEENAKILEPWLGAGLDLTELPVPRLIALELDPVVPADLAALSSRLAGAIPGVTLDDHRAWQAQIRSVSGWLQTAGFLVLLLMLGATTAIIVFATRSAIAGNRDIVHVLHMVGARHSFIAREFQRHFLILGLKGGLIGGAAAAWLFVVARTVAARIAAPVTGETLGALVQSLSIGWAGYAGIAGIIAGLAVLSALSSRITVLRYLREMD; encoded by the coding sequence GTGATGCTCGCCAACAAGACGCCGTCGCCCCCGCCGCTGCGCCCGCCGGAGGCCGTACCACAGCAGCCCAGGGAGCGTTCCTTCGTTCGCCTGGTCGACGGCTTTTTCAACGCCTTCAACCAGCAGCCGAGCCCGATCGTCCCGCGCGCGACGGTGGTCGGCCGTTCGCTGATTTTCGTTACCGCGATCATGTGCTTCCTGGCCAGCCTGGCGCTGGGCACCGCGTGGGCGGTGCATCGCGCGGCGCAGACCTGGATTGTCGATGCCGGGCGCGAGGTCACCGTCCAGGTCAAACCGGTGGACGGGCTCGACCCCGACAAGCAACTCAGCGAGACGCTCAGGATCATCACCGGCACAAGCGGTGTCCTCAACGCCAAGACGCTGTCGGTGGAGGAAAACGCCAAGATCCTAGAGCCGTGGCTCGGCGCCGGCCTCGACCTTACCGAACTGCCGGTGCCGCGGCTGATCGCGCTGGAGCTCGATCCGGTCGTGCCCGCGGACCTGGCGGCGCTGTCGTCCAGGCTTGCCGGCGCCATCCCCGGTGTCACGCTTGACGACCACCGCGCCTGGCAGGCACAAATCCGCTCCGTGTCGGGCTGGCTGCAGACGGCCGGTTTCCTGGTCCTGTTGCTGATGCTCGGGGCCACCACCGCCATCATCGTCTTCGCCACCCGCAGCGCCATCGCCGGAAACCGCGACATCGTCCACGTGCTGCACATGGTCGGCGCGCGCCATTCCTTCATCGCGCGGGAGTTTCAGCGCCATTTCCTGATTCTCGGCCTGAAAGGCGGTCTCATCGGCGGCGCGGCGGCGGCATGGCTGTTCGTCGTCGCGCGGACCGTGGCGGCGCGCATCGCGGCCCCGGTGACGGGCGAGACGCTCGGCGCCCTGGTGCAGTCGCTGTCGATCGGCTGGGCCGGCTATGCCGGCATCGCCGGCATCATCGCCGGGCTTGCCGTGCTCAGCGCCTTGTCCTCGCGGATCACCGTCCTCAGATATCTGCGCGAGATGGATTGA